The DNA window TCTCAGGTAGATTGCTATATATGAATAGAAAGATGGATTTCTTTCACGTGGCTATAAACTGGATATTACAATTTCCACCTTGATAGGAATCGTTATCCTCCCCAAATGATACACATGATTGAATTAATACGGAGTTCTTGAGGAGGTGGAATTATGGTTAGAGAATTGCATCTGGATTCTACAACCTTATGAACAGGACTATGGAAAATATCACTAATAAGGTATTCCTCCTGTCCCTTTTGCAAGTGTGGGAATAATATATTAAGAAATGAAAAGGGATGCCACTTGGTATATTTCtgccacttccccccccccccatcctattAATTTTGATGGGATTCACATTCTtaattcctttatttctttatttatttggacacTTACATACCCACCTACTCCATAGTTTATCTAGGCAGTTTGCATTGATGGGGAAAAAGATATTCAATAGATAAAACCAAACACAACACATTATGGCCCTTTATGTTGTGATTCATCTAAATGGGGTCCATTTTACCACGGGCCTTACTTTCTTAATATTATCAAGTTACCAGCCATCCTGATCTGGAGGTAGAGCAATTTGTAAAACATTTTGTTTAACAAAAGCCTTAAAGAAGCAAAGGCAAGCATTTCAGATGGCATTCTTGAAATTGAGAACACTATGATCTCTTACATTAATGAACATTGTACTGTACTTATATTATTCTAAGGGCTGTTTGCATACTGCTTGTGGAATTATTTTTGTTCAATTCCCCACTGGGAGGAGAGAGTGGGAGAGTTTGACATtgcataaaaaagaaaataatgtcctTGTTTTGCATCCAGTCAGTTCATTCAGAAAGATATTTTCaggcattatatatatatatatatatatatatatatatatatatatatatatatgtacaaggCAGCTtttttttacaggtagtccttgacttatgatcaatcTATAAGTGTCTGttctaagtttttaaaaaagctccCCCTCCTACGCCAAAAGATATTTATGACATAGTTCTGAAGTTACACTGGATGGGCACTACCTCCTCCCCTTATTACATGAGTTTATTTTGGGCCATTTGCAACATCCCGTGGTTACATGACTGTGTTTTACAAtgtttttgccaaaaactggTGTTCTGGCAATCACCGTCcgaaaaaaaggtcataaaaattACTTCTGGTCACATGATGTTTTAAAACCACCAGGACTTCACTTTTAATTGCCACACTCGAGAACTACCTGGCGCACTTCAAATGTTGCTGGACTGCAATTGACATTATGATCGTTATAGTTTGGCACAATAAGAACTGTAATTCAGCACTTGGAGAACATTAGATTGGAGAAAGTGGTTGGAGAAAGTGGCaaggaaatgaatgaaatgatcaTCATTATCTTGCCTGCTGCCTGACTAATATACCTACGTTACTGCTTTCTCTTAAAATGTTTAATTATTGAATTAACTCATGCTCTTAATCTGCACTGTACAATGAATCATAAAGTAATTTGCTTGCTGTGTTTGCACACACagcaagcaaaacaaaacaaaacaaaacaaaaaattccTCTAAACATTCATAGGGTGAGACAAGTGATTTTTTTAGGTGTGCAAAGGCAGCTGCTAAATCTTTAACCAAGCCTGTAATGCAAATTCAGCTGGTATATATTCAATAAGGCAAGAACGGAGGGATTTCCATCCtgagaatatacactgctcaaaaaaataaagggaacacttaaacaacacaatataactccaagtaaatcaaacttctgtgaaatcaaactatccacttgttctgtctgggttcccccagacgtcaacaccaactaaaaagagtagccagacacgctggtaaaaagcaaagtcattttatatctttgaaaacaaacacagataataaaaattgttcttacaaactggaatgctatgaagcttcacagaagagtcacgacggccagacaatacaacaggcttcttgctggcacacacaccactgtagataataaaacccgtgcctcccccaagttttcagccttcgaggccacaagccagaatcagagatgccaaggatcgaagcaaggtcacaggactcccaaaagataactctccacaatacaggaagggcgggcctgccttttcaacctttctgaggagaaccacacccaaacccagctgttgcctattagggatggaaatacctggctaattgtccccttctttgtgctgcccttctctgcctcatttctatgatggcttgtgcgttctcatctaataactccaggctactcgctggggagagctcccccccgggggtctcaggctgttctccctcctcctcgtcctgacattcctcttccccgtctgcctggtcctcctcctcctcctgttcctccccctccccctccgagcatggagccggcagagttccagccgttccctgaggagcctcagactgaatcacaacaccacttaggaagcaacactgattgacaatcaatttcgcatcctgttgtacaggacaaagtattcaatgagaatatttcattcgttcggatctaggatatgttatttgagtgctccctttatttttttgagcagtatattttgcacTGAACCTCAGACTAAATAGAATACATTAATTGTTTAATAATTATATTTGGACATTGTATTAATGCAACATAATGTTTTGCATATTTCCCATTTAGATGCTTCCTAGTGTGTTCAACCTCACCTGCCGGCCTAATTACATTGGCAATACTGAAGTGTCTGATACTATATTgtgggagttattattattattattattattattattattattattattattattaattagatttgtatgccgcccctctccgtagactcggggtggcacacaacagtgataaaaacaatacatggtaacaaatctaataattaaaatctaaaataacagttttacattacaaaaaaaacaccaatagataaaatacatgcacacagtcatatcatgcacaaagttacataggcaagTTGTTGCCACATATCTTGGAAGTTCCATTATCCTGGTAAAAAATGTTACTGCTATCAAGACAATTATATTCTAGATATAACTGTCCCAATTTGAAGGAGACATAGCAGTTGGTATAATTGTGTGGACTAACAAAATAAAGGTGTCTTGCGGATAAAGTGGATAAAGTTGCcagttactttaaaaaacacttcccatgTGTCACATTCTGTATCTTTGAAATAATCTGGGCGCTCAACATGTTGGGGCTCCTCAGCATCACCCTGAAGATGCTCACCAGTGACTCGTACTGCAACttgagtgagtacatggagcagtCCAATAAGGGAAAGCGGGAGCAGCAATCTGAGGACCTGAAGAGCTCCTCCACCTTCTACATAGGCAACTTCTCCTTCTACGCCACAGAGGAGCAGATCCACGAGCTCTTCTCCAAGTGCGGAGAAATCAAGAGCATCATCATGGGCCTGGACAAGGAGAAGCACACGCCCTGCGGCTTTTGCTTCGTGGAATACTACACAAAAGGTGAAGGTGAGCATGCCATATGTTTCATCAATGGAacccgctccgagtctctggagaggggcgacatacaaatctaataaataataataataataataataataataataataataataataacaacaacaacaacaacaacaacaacaacaacaacaataacccaGCTGGATGACCGTGTTATCCGGGCAGACTGGGATGCAGGATTCAAGGAAGGGAAGCAGTATGGCCGTGGTCTGTCAGGTGGGCAGGTAAGAGACGAGTACTGAAAGGATTTTGATGAAGGAAAAGGCGGCTTCGGCAAGATTTTCCAGCAAGAGTTGCCGAAACTGTAGAGGGGAATTTTACTAATTTGGATGGAACGCAGGAAGGAGAGCTAAGCAGAGCTTGTATCTCCTTGGACAGCTGGATATAAAGGAGCGGAAAAGGGCTGGCTCTTTTTTTTTGGCAAGGTTAGTTTGAGACTCCTCTCTCTCACCTGTCACTGTTTTTTATGTTTATCCTGGCCTCAGTTGGGATATggtggaagggagggaaaaggtgcctGTGGtggaaagatacttcaccagaagagcccttcactcctccactcaaaactagacttacaatcctgggcttagaaagcttagaactatgacccctcaaacatgatctaagcatagcccacaagaCCATGTGCtacaatgtcctccctgtcaatgactacttcagcttcaaccacaacaacacatgatctcacaacagattcaaacttgactgcaaaaaatacggctttagtaattgagttgttgaagcatggaattctttaccagactctgtggtgtcatcccctaaccccccaaattttacccttagactatccacagttgacctctccagattcctaagaggtcagtaaggggcgtgcataagtgcaccagtgtgccttccatcccttgccGTAATGTCTCTCTTATGTTTCTACTAGCTCCGtgtatatgaactctattattcccaatgactatttcttccatattatttctaatgtcttatcttctattcttctattgatgtattttactatgattatatcctctgaaacttacattatgtattagacaaaataaataaataaataaaataaaatattggaaactTAAAAAGCTAGTTCTTGTTTCTTTTCACCTTTTCTGTATGCTCTCCTAGTGGTTGCAATGACCTGGAGTGTATAAACTCCCCTTAATGTTTAAGAGGAGGAATAAGActgcaataaaaatgaaattgatctggatgtaaaaaaatatttaaaaaataagaaataatctgACATCTTCTGCTTGGTGTTTATTCATTTCTCTTTCAGTATTATGTCTATATCTGTTTCCCTCAACCTAACATTCTCTAGATATGTTGGACTGCTACTCTCATCATAGAGGAGGATATGATGGAGTTATGATCACAGCTTATTTTATGTTATTGGCTTAGAGATATTTGATTTCATTCTCAGCCTAAAGTTCCCTGAAATCATTATTAGTGTCATGGATCCCAGCTGGCATGAACAATGAACAGTAATGGTATCTGCAGATCTGAGCTTGAGTAAATTCAAAGTTTGTTCATAAAGTTAAATATTGGCTATTATCCATAGCAGTTGAATAGAAATTCTGTTTTCAGAGAGAAGCACTTTACTGGCAGTTTTATGGTGAACGGTATTATAAAaacatcctttttttcttttaaaaaggtaTACATCTAACTAGCTGATGACAGAAACAGAGTGCTGCAGGTATCTTTACCTAAAGTCAAACTATTGTTATAATTTCTTCAATTTCTGTAGGTTTTCTACAGAAATTTCTTTCTATTAAAATTTAGAGAATTATTAGTTCTCTACTTACAACCGCAAATGAGACCATAATTTCCATTGTCGAACAAAATTAGAGTTGCACCTAATTTTATGAACTTATTTGgcacagttattaagcaaatcactgcagtaattaaaaccaatcatggtcattaagtgaatccagtttcCTCTATTGACTTCGCTTGTTGGAAACTAATTGGGAATGTTACAAATGGCAACTCTTTCTATCTGGGATGCTGCAACCTTCATAAACAACACCACTTTCCAATTGTCCAAATGTTAATCACATCTGTGGGGATACTGCAATGATCTTAAGTGagaggaccagttgtaagtcactttggTTATTGATGTCGTAATTTtgcacagtcactaaatgaatggaggATTACCTGTGTTTAGGGCTGTAAAAATTGTGGAGAGAAATAACAAAATATGCAgaggaaaacatagaaacatagaagactgacggcagaaaaagacctcatgatccatctagtctgcccttatactattttttgtattttatcttaggatggatatatgtttatcccaggcatgtttaaattcagttactgtggatttgtctaccatgtctgctggaagtttgttccaaggatctactactctttcagtaaaaccaATAACAAAAAGTAAAGGAGATGGGAGGAAAAGGTTTGCTGCTGTTCTCCTACCACCATGGAAAGAGGAGCAATGCAGCTTTTTAATGATGCAGTAGAAGATATAAACCACTAAAACAAAACAATAGACAAATTGGCAGGAAGATCCATAATCATTGAAGAACTTTTATAATATGACCGGCATTTTGTTCTTATGCGTGCACAATGCTGTCAGCATACTTCATAAAGTATTTTTGACAATAACCCCAGATTAGGATCCTTTAATTTTGCATACAATGTTTGATACAACTGAACTGATGACAGTACACAAACTACATATAGTCCTTGGTGAAATGGATGACATGcaagtttgataaataaataaatatacagaatttGGCACATATATGTGTGGGTAAGAGAACAGAGGATGGAAGCTGAATGAATGCATAAAAACAGAATAAGGACATGAAAGAAGAAACAGGGCGTTGGTTTTTACCCATCCTTTCTCTGAGAGTTCAGGATTAGTTGCTCTAGTTTCATAGCTCTATGGACTGGGTTGAATTTCTGAGGATCCACCTCCCTGGTGACATTTCCTCAGTCAACAACAAGTCTGAAGCAAGTGATGCAAGCCCAGCCCATAgcagtatttatatatatatatatatatatatatatatatatatatatatatatatatatatatatatacatacatacatacatacatacatacatacatacatacatacttacttacttacttactcatttactcactcactcactcatccatccatccatccatttatgggATTTATTACACATGGGATATGGGAAGAACTTGAGACAGATCTGCAGAAAATATAAAAACATCAACACCCCCCCCTCCCGATGGCTAAAACCAGACACAAGGGTGGGCTGCACTCCCTTTGATCCTCAGAGAAAGGGTGTGTTAGGTAAGAACCAACCCTCTTTCTCCATTGTATTGAAGGGAGAATccaggatgggacataccaaCAGTAGTCAGTCTGAAAAGGCATGAATCTTCAGTTCCTCATGCACCCACTGCAGCACACGCCAGCCGAACACAGTCTCAGCAAAAGCAAATGAATCAATCCAGTGGTGGCGGATGAAATGAGATGCTGACATCCAAGCCACTGCCTTACAGACCTCCTCAACTGAAGCCTGAGCTGTTCAGCCAACTGTGGTAGctgcacttctggtggagtgcacTGTCACATCCTAAGGCACTGGAAGAGGCTGCGATTTGAATGCCTAGGAATGCAAGCCTGAAGCCACCTACCAGCCGTGGAAGGCAAAATCTTCTAGCCAAGTGACAATGGATGAAAAGACATGAACAAGGCCTCTGACTTCCGGAAAGGAACAGTTCTGTGAATGTAAATGCAGAGAGCTCTCCGCACACccagagtatgtatgtatgtatgtatgtatgtatgtatgtatgtatgtatgtatgtatttatttatttgacttttttatgctgtccttctccctagactcagggcggcttacaacatgttagcgatagcacccttttaacagagccagcatattgcccccacaatctgggtcctcattttacccacttcagaaggatggtaggctgaatcaaccttgagccggtgatgagatttgaaccactgacctgcagatctgcaGTATGCCACTTGCTTTCCAGCTCCTGTCATGGCTCCAGACAGGAGCTGGCCAAGATCAACTCCCAAGGTCGATGGAAGATGGAGTTAGCCTTAGGAAGGAAAACAGGATCCAGAACCACTCTGTCTTCATGGAAGACACAGAGGTCCTTGTATATTGATAATACCGTCAGTTCCAAAATTCTTCTCGCAGGCGTGATGGCCACTAAGAACA is part of the Erythrolamprus reginae isolate rEryReg1 unplaced genomic scaffold, rEryReg1.hap1 H_2, whole genome shotgun sequence genome and encodes:
- the LOC139155446 gene encoding nuclear cap-binding protein subunit 2-like gives rise to the protein MLGLLSITLKMLTSDSYCNLSEYMEQSNKGKREQQSEDLKSSSTFYIGNFSFYATEEQIHELFSKCGEIKSIIMGLDKEKHTPCGFCFVEYYTKGEGEHAICFINGTRLDDRVIRADWDAGFKEGKQYGRGLSGGQVRDEY